The region AGCACTACTAATAAGGTCAGCTACCAAACCCTCACTCGCCGATGTGGGATATCACACCCAGACtatgagaccagttagggttcttagtgactaaaatactaggtgacgactctcaTTCCTTCTTTTCCCATATCACGATTCCAAGAGGATGATCACCGCGATGCCGCACACGTACGACATATCATATATCACGATTCCAAGAGGATGATCATcccgacgccgcacacgtgcgacataggtaaaacattattttttattgttcatcgTCTCACAATTCACCATGGATTGTAatagtgatttttatattaaaaaaatcgatgggatcctcaaattttttttgcacAAGTAAGCCCAAATTATAGCcaaattgcatattttttgggGGATGaaagttgaattgaaagatagaGGACTGAGGTGAAAATATTAGGTAAAATAGGTGGCAAGTATGCAATTTGTTTGAAAGGTTCATTGTAAccccttatatttttaattattcgatAACcaatctctatatttttttaaaaaatacattttggtattaaactttattttcatctattttagtacatttttgaaaaactaaagtATGTAGGTAAAACACTGTAGCCATCTTTTACTATTTATCATCTCATAATTCATTGtggattgtaatttttaaaaaattcaattttattctcaaacttttttattttgcataattgagccattttaattcaatttttgtttttaggggggtgagggttgaattgaaagacaGAGGACTCAAGTGATAAAAATTGGTAAAATAGGTGGTAggtctttaatttatttgaaacatTCGTTTTAGTCCCCCATCCTTTTAAGTTATTCAATAATCGATCcctacaaatttttttttaaaatacattttaagaccaaactttattttcatctttttggaGTCCTTTTTTGGGTGGAGGAGAGAGGGAATCACTGGATTTTAGCTTAGAGAGAAAAAGTTGTCGTAAGGAAAGCTTTCGGCCACCAAAATGGTTGAATCTTGTGTCAAAATGTTTCATACGATGATGGAAGTtaatattaagtgttttttaaccttgaaaacacctaaaaaaaacaaatctgggCCCAGAAAGAGTTTTAGTTTCGAGTTGATTCCAAGTTTTGggctattttttatgtttttttgggtCATAAATTGGTTTCACAAGTTTTTTAGGGTGCTTCCTATgtgttttaagtaaaaaacagattgaaaataagtttttaaattaaaataaagaacctAAAGGCTCGAGCGTGGGCCTTTTCTTGATTGGGTTAGGCGTTAGACTTGACTTACCACGCCTAACAACACAAAGCcgctttgctttttttttttcaaatttttttatattaattgcttttttatatgtgtattttaaaataatttttaaatttatattttaattagtatcccttctttatgattttttttaaggttttttaacCTTTGTtgaatagtaattattttttaattatattgaatgtgtttaattttttcaataggTTAGtatgattcatctataattttttgaatattttatatagattaaacatttattttttataatatctttaatatatgtaacctttcataatatttttttccttttattttattcaataaattttatgcatTTGTGAATCactattacaaattaattttcataaacaaattcattaaacacaacgAGGTAAATGACTCGTGTtgcgatattaaatatcttgatttacattgatctcttgatttttccaattattttttatttatcgttaatttcttttttttctttatttatttacacattgattcatgatttatttaatttgatgcaTGTATAAGTCTTTCGatttatattcatgattttttatgtaaaaaaacatgttcaagttttttttttatcatgtactagtgttttcaatttaattcttattcttatgatttttttccttaactctttttataaaattttatttttaatttcacccttcaatccaagttgatagtgtattgttttatttatttattttggtcctcattgatcggtttttttatatttatgttttctcGTTTGCTATCGTTGCCTTTTTTTCCCCATATGATTCAAATAAAACCAGTTTATTTAGTTGGTTGAGACTATAACTCGAgttattgaatttcttttttttaaaaaaatgcattaataacgtttaaatattttacaaggaAAATAATGCGGACCCGCAACTTCTATCGAGCACCaacctaatatatataaatctatATCAATGACCATAGCGTGGTCAATTGTTAAACTAcccattacaaaaaaaaattaatttcaacacaaaaGTAGAATTGTGATtgtaaaaattgaaagattttcTTTCCGCATAAAGTTTAAATGAATTTGCACGACACCTAGATTATTTGTCTTCACAAATACAAGATTTTTATTCGATGATATCCTGAAAGTATATACATATCAACCAATTATTCACAagctagaagaagaagaaaaagaagaagaaggcgaTTTTGGCTCTTATAAATTGAATGTTGAAACTTGGATCACTGAGGCTGTTTAGCTTTGCATTTCCATGTCTACTACCTGTGTGCTTAGTTGgatttcaaaaatacatttgGCACGaaaaaatatctgatttttttaaatgttgttcaataaaaaatacagaaaaataagttcaatatatttttaaataaaaatcatatttaaaaaacacagtaCATTACAATACTAAACATAGCCAACCAAATTGGTAGGTGGCTAATTTACTTCTGGACTCTTTGTTCTCATGTTTCTTCAATGCActtgaagagagaaaagatCAAATGGCATGATGGCTTTTGCACAGTTTACACTTATGAAGTAGGTGTTGGAACTTGGTTCCAAGGTCTGCCATCATGATTGAAATAACACAGCATTTGCTCCATGTATCGAAAAAGACTTctcaaaaagttaaaataagtCAATTCCCATCATCTTGTACGTATAGCTGGAGGTTTCTAAGTTTCAAACGAAAGCTCGGTGCTTTTCTTCGACATAACCCTCTCCCCATGATATTCAACGAAGACATTTAGCTTCGAAATCTTTCCGTCAACTGCCATAGAGGCAGAGCTGCTTATCTCTAGATTATAATGGAAGGCAAAAGAACAATGATTACAAACTAGGGAAGAAAAAGGGAGGGGTCGGCGGCTTACCATGTGcgattaattatactttaatttgatatcaaagttgttttgattCAACAGTCAATGATTTGACTTGGCTAACCTCATCCTTttacataataattaatttcagcaCAAACTTCAAGCCTTGCTGTTTTTAGGTTGAGAGAGCAtcttaattaagaaataaaaacactctctaatctacaacaaaaaaatcttctaaCCTCAccacataatttatttgatatttttttatatcatagttCATGCAACATCATGTGATCtcaatgctgtttttttttcatatactaatataaaaaataaaaaataatattattttaatagatttaaaaaacaacatttatatataaatcattcACGCACAtactcataaaatataattaataacttttGTCAACCACCTAAGATGCTATTAATTTGCTACACATCCCTCGCTTTAATTTGGTTCGGTGGCTATAAACCTCTCAGAAATCTGTTGGTAGAGCAGGAAGACCTCCTATGTTTCTCTATTCCCATccacctcttcttcttcttcttccatattATCTTTCTTCAAGAATCCTAAACTGCATGATCGGTCTCTCTTCTATTTAGAATAATCACAATACAGTGTAAATATATCTACTGGAAGAGTTTTACTTCTTccatttttaattagaataactccttttgtttttaagttaCAGTTAACCTAACAAGAACCACAATCCACGCTACCTACAAAGGAGAAAaattacaacaacaaaaaaggagaaaagaaaaaaaacccgacATTCTTTTCATGGATGAATCATCAAAATCCTCCATCTCACACCCAacggctctctctctctctaaagaaATGGGAGATATCACAGTCAAAACTGAagctaaacatatatatatccTATATACAAAAGACAAGAGTTATACTAGCTGAACTATATAATATGCTGACAGAAAATCTAGATAACATTATTACTGACATGATTAAGCGAAAAAGAGACTTAATAACAGAACATATAACATGTGAAATTGACATCTACTTAACTTTGCAAGAAACTATGGAGGattaataattaacataaaGACATCTTATAATACATAATCTCACAACTGGTGCAACTACAAGCTTCCAAGATTTAACGTGTTAGTTTGCGTTGATGAGGCTGCCCATGTTCACCTAATTAAGAGATCCCAGTCGAAGTTCCAAATCCAAATCATCCTTGGAGTCACTGACAAGACCAATATCCAAATCTAACCTCACAATCTCACCCTTATTCCAGATCTTGAATCCATCTTGTCTTGTGAAACCATCGAAGTTTTCAAAGAAGGATTTTCTGCTCACGTTTGTTGTTAAATCAGAAAGGTTGGGGCTTGAAGGGTCGAGAGGGTTACCACCAACGGTCCATTTCTTGACTTCGGAAGCTAAAGATGGGGTAGATAGTTCAGTAAGAGGAGGAGAAACCAAGGATGGTATTGTGCGATTGAATGGAGTACAGAAACTAGGGTTAGGGTTCAGGTTAAGGGTCAGAATAGGACACTGTTCATCCCTTGGAGGTGACAGTCTCAACCTGGCTCTGTCTCTCCTATGAACATTCATGTGACCTCCGAGAGCTTGAGCAGATTTAAATTCCCTTTTGCAGAAGCTACACGTGTACGATCTTGGAGGCCAAGAAAGCCCACCAAGATAATCATGTCCATTGCTTTGGCAGCTGCTAAAGTTCCATGAATCTCtaagcttcttcttcttgtcaTTGTTGTTGCACGCTCTACTTCCAATATTACTATGGCCATTCACGTTGCTACTCAAACTGTTCCTCTCCATGAGTTCTTTATGGTTAAGTGAGACCTATCAAGATAGAAAGAAAAACCAACAACAGTCTAGCTCAAATCATATCGCAAATAACGAAAGTAAAAACCCGTCTCTCAAAAGTTAAATAGTacagaagaaagagagagaaacaaaactGACCAAATTAT is a window of Populus nigra chromosome 10, ddPopNigr1.1, whole genome shotgun sequence DNA encoding:
- the LOC133704983 gene encoding transcriptional regulator SUPERMAN-like, producing MERNSLSSNVNGHSNIGSRACNNNDKKKKLRDSWNFSSCQSNGHDYLGGLSWPPRSYTCSFCKREFKSAQALGGHMNVHRRDRARLRLSPPRDEQCPILTLNLNPNPSFCTPFNRTIPSLVSPPLTELSTPSLASEVKKWTVGGNPLDPSSPNLSDLTTNVSRKSFFENFDGFTRQDGFKIWNKGEIVRLDLDIGLVSDSKDDLDLELRLGSLN